A single region of the Sorex araneus isolate mSorAra2 chromosome 7, mSorAra2.pri, whole genome shotgun sequence genome encodes:
- the LOC101545974 gene encoding LOW QUALITY PROTEIN: CCR4-NOT transcription complex subunit 2-like (The sequence of the model RefSeq protein was modified relative to this genomic sequence to represent the inferred CDS: deleted 2 bases in 1 codon): MFGASRKKFLEGVDRDYHDENMYYSQSSVFPHQSEKDMLASPSTSAQLSPFGASLYGQQSALGLPMRGLSNNTPQLNCSLSQGTQLPNHITPTTGVPTMSLPTPPSASRDILPMNPRTMMNHSHVGQDMGIPSRTNSMSSSGVGSPDRSSPSIIYMPKHQPSRQPFTVNNMSGFGMNRNQALGMNDSLSSNIFNETDGSENVTGLDLSDFPALAKQNRREGSSNPTPLINPLAGRASYAEMVAKPANEQSQDFSIPNEDCLALPDSSNKDPTSSNDDSKSNLNTSGKTTSSSDGPKFPENKSSTPQNNNQQKKGTQVLLDGQVFNIPQGMVTDQFGIIGLLTFIREAETDPGMAHLATGRDLTTLGFNMISSENLYPKFASPWASSPCQPQDIDFHVPPEYLTNIHIRDKLAKIKFGRYGEDLLFYLYYMNGGDVLQHLAAVELFNHGWRYHKEERVWITRAPGMEPTMKTNTYERGTYYFFDCLNWMKVAKEFHLEYDKLEGRPHVPSTFNSNPAQPGF, from the exons ATGTTTGGTGCTTCAAGAAAGAAGTTTCTAGAGGGGGTTGACCGTGACTACCATGACGAAAACATGTACTACAGCCAATCTTCTGTGTTTCCACATCAGTCAGAAAAAGATATGCTGGCATCGCCATCTACATCAGCTCAGCTGTCTCCGTTTGGGGCAAGTTTATATGGGCAACAAAGTGCACTCGGCCTTCCAATGAGGGGACTGAGCAACAATACCCCTCAATTAAATTGCAGCTTATCACAAGGCACTCAGTTACCGAACCACATCACGCCAACAACAGGAGTACCAACAATGTCACTTCCCACGCCTCCATCTGCAAGCAGGGATATTTTGCCCATGAATCCTAGGACTATGATGAACCACTCCCACGTTGGTCAGGACATGGGAATTCCTAGCAGGACAAATAGCATGAGCAGTTCAGGGGTAGGTAGCCCTGACAGAAGCTCGCCAAGCATAATATATATGCCAAAGCATCAGCCTTCTCGACAGCCTTTTACTGTGAACAATATGTCTGGATTTGGAATGAACAGGAATCAGGCACTTGGAATGAATGACTCCTTATCAAGtaacatttttaatgaaacagATGGAAGTGAAAATGTGACGGGATTGGACCTTTCAGATTTTCCAGCATTAGCTAAACAAAACAGAAGGGAAGGAAGCAGTAATCCAACTCCATTAATAAACCCCTTGGCTGGAAGAGCTTCTTATGCCGAAATGGTAGCAAAACCAGCAAATGAGCAATCCCAGGACTTCTCAATACCCAATGAAGATTGTCTGGCATTACCTGATTCCAGCAATAAAGATCCAACATCAAGTAATGATGACAGTAAATCTAATTTGAATACATCTGGCAAGACAACATCAAGTTCTGATGGACCCaaatttcctgaaaataaaagttCAACACCACAAAATAATAACCAGCAAAAGAAAGGGACACAGGTGTTACTTGATGGTCAGGTTTTTAACATTCCTCAAGGGATGGTGACAGACCAATTTGGAATAATTGGCCTATTAACATTTATCAGGGAAGCAGAGACAGACCCAGGGATGGCACATCTTGCAACAGGAAGAGACTTAACAACATTAGGCTTCAATATGATCTCTTCTGAAAATCTCTACCCCAAATTTGCATCACCCTGGGCATCTTCACCGTGTCAACCTCAAGACATAGACTTTCATGTTCCACCTGAATATTTAACGAACATTCACATTAGGGATAAGctggctaaaataaaatttggtcgATATGGAGAAGATCTTCTCTTCTATCTCTATTATATGAACGGAGGAGACGTATTACAACATTTAGCTGCAGTTGAGCTTTTTAACCATGGTTGGAGATACCACAAAGAAGAACGAGTGTGGATCACCAGGGCACCAGGCATGGAGCCAACAATGAAAACCAATACATATGAGAGGGGAACGTATTACTTCTTTGACTGTCTTAACTGGATGAAAGTAGCTAAGGAGTTCCATCTGGAATATGATAAATTAGAAGGACGGCCTCATGTGCCA TCAACCTTCAACTCCAACCCTGCTCAGCCAGGCTTCTaa